A single region of the Salvelinus namaycush isolate Seneca unplaced genomic scaffold, SaNama_1.0 Scaffold115, whole genome shotgun sequence genome encodes:
- the nenf gene encoding neudesin, with protein MNVVEACPNSQATMVTPVQLFITFVLLVVSLADDVKLKHKPASKPVRLFTDEDLKTHDGSEDGHPIYMAIKGVVFDVTKGKEFYGKDGPYNALVGKDCTRAVAKMSLEPADLTSDTTGLTEEQLQSLESVFEGTYKTKYPIVGYTAIRILNQDGSPNEDFKPEDQPHFNIRDEF; from the exons ATGAACGTTGTTGAGGCTTGTCCAAATAGCCAGGCAACCATGGTAACACCAGTGCAACTTTTTATCACATTTGTGCTTCTCGTGGTGAGTTTGGCAGACGATGTTAAACTAAAACACAAACCAGCCTCAAAACCTGTCCGACTGTTCACAGACGAAGATTTAAAAACGCACGACGGGAGTGAG GACGGGCATCCCATTTACATGGCCATAAAAGGAGTGGTGTTTGATGTTACCAAGGGAAAAG AGTTCTATGGGAAAGATGGACCATACAATGCCTTGGTTGGAAAGGACTGCACAAGGGCTGTGGCCAAAATGTCCCTTGAGCCAGCTGATCTGACTTCTGACACT acgggccttactgaagagcagCTCCAATCCCTTGAGAGTGTATTTGAGGGCACGTACAAGACAAAGTACCCTATTGTAGGCTACACCGCCATACGCATCCTCAACCAGGATGGTAGCCCCAATGAGGACTTCAAGCCTGAAGACCAACCTCATTTTAACATCAGAGACGAGTTCTAA